In Candida orthopsilosis Co 90-125, chromosome 6 draft sequence, the following are encoded in one genomic region:
- a CDS encoding Vps25 protein (S. cerevisiae homolog VPS25 has role in negative regulation of transcription from RNA II promoter by glucose, protein targeting to vacuole and localizes to ESCRT II complex) — protein MSSQQHFEFPKIHSFPPLYTKQPNQTVQQQQIESWCNILLQYCEFYKITSLTIEGAPKYSQLASTLTTSSYSKGDIPPLFVNKSINRQVNTEFRNFIITHLIHSKKAEYINHKKPELGIFVYWRSIVDWGNLLYEYIVNTGQQGTVLTLYELTKSDDDDDVGSSGLPQELRNLDEELLVKIIKGYLIKQGKAQLLMTESNEIGGVKIV, from the coding sequence ATGTCATCTCAACAACACTTTGAATTCCCCAAAATACATTCTTTCCCACCATTGTATACCAAACAACCTAACCAGACAgtccaacaacaacaaatagAATCATGGTGTAATATACTTCTACAGTATTGTGAATTTTATAAAATTACGTCACTTACGATTGAAGGAGCTCCTAAATATTCCCAACTAGCATCAACCTTAACTACTTCATCTTATTCAAAGGGGGATATACCGCCTctttttgtcaacaaatcaatcaatcgACAAGTCAATACTGAATTCAGGAATTTCATAATTACACACTTGATCCATTCCAAAAAAGCTGAATATATCAATCACAAGAAACCTGAGCTAGGAATATTTGTCTACTGGAGAAGTATAGTGGACTGGGGCAATTTGTTGTATGAGTATATTGTGAACACTGGACAGCAGGGGACTGTGCTTACGTTGTATGAATTGACTAAAAGtgacgatgacgatgatgtAGGTAGTAGTGGGTTGCCTCAAGAGTTACGGAATTTGGATGAGGAGTTACTTGTTAAGATAATTAAGGGttatttgataaaacaaGGTAAGGCTCAGTTGTTAATGActgaatcaaatgaaattggtggtgTTAAGATTGTTTAA
- a CDS encoding Rpl43a ribosomal protein L43 translates to MTKRTKKVGITGKFGVRYGSSLRRQTKKLEVQQHAKYDCSFCGKRTVQRGAAGIWSCKSCRKTVAGGAYTVSTAAAATVRSTIRRLRDMAEA, encoded by the exons AT GACtaaaagaacaaagaagGTTGGAATCACCGGTAAATTCGGTGTCAGATACGGTTCATCATTAAGAAGACAAaccaagaaattggaagTTCAACAACATGCCAAATATGACTGTTCATTTTGTGGTAAAAGAACTGTTCAAAGAGGTGCCGCTGGTATCTGGTCATGTAAATCTTGTAGAAAAACTGTCGCTGGTGGTGCTTACACTGTTTCcactgctgctgctgctactGTTAGATCAACCATTCGTCGTTTGAGAGATATGGCTGAAGCTTAA
- a CDS encoding Grr1 protein, translated as MSTPTSFESYEPQQNRALSPRTTAAAMRNPSPSSNEGDDESTIDINNHHSSQQLPKLKNGSMKSRTPSNDVDGSNSQYPSDYVDNDFMMDNEYNDYEELRKAIIVKRRLSSIKRPHGPYIDDQLAINKNSIMRLPTEVLLQIFHYLERKDWYLLATTCSEIADLIIEMLWFRPNMQNDTSFKKIRQVMEINRFKTHWDYRQFIKRLNLSFMTKLVDDKLLNLFVGCPKLERLTLVNCAKLTRTPITNVLQGCERLQSIDLTGVTDIHDDIINALADNCPRLQGLYAPGCGNVSEPTIIKLLKGCPMLKRLKFNSSTNITDASIQVMYENCKALVEIDLHGCENVTDQYLKRIFLELTQLREFRISSAPGITDKLFELIPDGHILEKLRIIDITGCNAITDRLVEKLVVCAPRLRNVVLSKCMQITDASLRALSKLGRSLHYIHLGHCGLITDYGVAALVRYCHRIQYIDLACCSQLTDWTLVELANLPKLRRIGLVKCSMITDSGILELVRRRGEQDCLERVHLSYCTNLNIGPIYLLLKSCPKLTHLSLTGISAFLRREITQYCRDPPPDFNEHQKSLFCVFSGHGVNQLRNYLTQVMEERTYQIEQGDIHALFNERRRRFLNGEAEPGDAGEAEGGGEEELNVWERRFPITRWGDNNNALNQEMVEINREIFRELNEGNMGPEEMREHFQRLIRNHHQQRLQEHNARARANQRQAEAPQQQQPRTAVQQQQQQPEEAPPQPPRPQQQQNATPQQMFPPTNFPNDTQFFHQNTNPQNAPQIEQAPTFPNRAQQQHDQQPLPGFRNQRQQQQQQQQAQRTNYQNLDDTVVIGDRGLTDTVVIGTPNLANMVVIENGGEEEDVEMVDAETGTRTGTVTELGDGNLFPRMG; from the coding sequence ATGAGCACACCTACTAGCTTTGAAAGTTATGaaccacaacaaaacaGAGCTTTGTCACCAAGAACTACTGCAGCAGCAATGAGAAATCCTTCGCCAAGTTCaaatgaaggtgatgaCGAATCGACCATTGATATTAATAATCACCACAGTAGTCAACAATTGCCAAAACTCAAAAATGGTAGTATGAAAAGCAGAACTCCTTcaaatgatgttgatggaAGTAATAGTCAGTATCCATCTGACTATGTAGATAATGATTTCATGATGGATAACGAATACAATGATTATGAAGAGTTAAGGAAGGCAATAATAGTGAAGAGGAGATTATCTAGTATCAAACGACCTCATGGTCCATATATTGATGACCAACTAGCGATAAATAAAAACTCAATCATGCGATTACCAACTGAagtgttgttgcaaatattCCATTACttggaaagaaaagacTGGTACCTACTTGCAACAACATGTAGTGAAattgctgatttgattatAGAAATGTTGTGGTTTCGTCCAAATATGCAAAATGATACATCGTTCAAAAAGATAAGACAAGTAATGGAGATCAACCGATTCAAAACTCATTGGGATTATCGACAATTTATCAAGCGTTTGAATTTGTCATTTATGACAAAACTAGTTGATGATAAGTTGCTCAACTTATTTGTTGGATGTCCCAAATTGGAGAGATTGACATTGGTGAATTGTGCCAAACTAACACGTACTCCGATAACCAATGTACTTCAAGGATGTGAAAGACTACAGTCTATTGACTTGACGGGGGTCACTGATATCCACGACGATATTATAAATGCATTGGCAGATAACTGTCCTAGATTACAAGGATTATATGCACCAGGATGTGGCAATGTAAGCGAACCAACTATCattaaattgttgaaaggTTGTCCCATgttgaagagattgaagTTTAATTCGAGCACGAATATAACTGATGCTAGTATTCAAGTCATGTATGAAAATTGTAAAGCgttggttgaaattgatttgcaTGGTTGTGAAAACGTCACTGATCAGTATTTGAAACGTatctttttggaattgacACAATTGAGAGAATTTAGAATTAGTAGCGCCCCTGGCATTACTGATAAActatttgaattgattccTGATGGACACATTTTGGAGAAACTAAGGATTATCGATATCACTGGATGTAATGCCATAACTGATCGATTGGTGGAAAAATTGGTGGTTTGTGCACCTAGATTACGAAATGTGGTTTTGAGTAAATGTATGCAAATAACTGATGCAAGTTTAAGAGCATTGAGTAAACTTGGCAGAAGCTTGCATTATATCCACTTAGGTCATTGTGGATTGATTACAGATTATGGAGTGGCAGCGTTGGTTAGATATTGTCATCGAATACAATATATTGATCTCGCATGTTGTTCACAATTGACTGATTGGACATTGGTTGAGCTTGccaatttaccaaaattgaGAAGAATTGGATTAGTTAAATGTTCAATGATAACGGATTCAGGAATTTTGGAGTTGGTCAGACGTCGTGGCGAACAAGATTGTCTTGAGAGGGTACATTTATCTTATTGTACAAACTTAAACATCGGACCCATATATTTGTTACTCAAGAGTTGTCCTAAATTGACTCATTTATCTCTAACTGGAATTTCAGCATTTTTGAGAAGAGAAATCACGCAATATTGTCGTGATCCACCGCCAGATTTCAACGAACATCAAAAATCATTATTTTGTGTCTTTAGTGGCCATGGTGTTAACCAATTACGCAATTACCTAACTCAAGTAATGGAAGAAAGGacttatcaaattgaacaaggtGATATTCATGCATTGTTTAATGAAAGAAGACGTAGATTTTTGAATGGTGAAGCTGAACCTGGTGATGCAGGAGAAGCAGAAGGGGGgggagaagaagaattaaATGTATGGGAACGAAGATTCCCCATAACTAGATGGGGTGACAATAATAATGCATTGAATCAAGAGATGGTTGAAATTAATCGTGAAATTTTTAGAGAGTTGAATGAAGGCAATATGGGTCCTGAAGAAATGAGAGAGCATTTTCAACGATTGATTCgtaatcatcatcaacaaagattGCAGGAACATAATGCTAGAGCAAGAGCTAATCAGAGACAGGCTGAGGCTCctcagcaacagcaaccgAGGACTGCggtacaacaacaacagcaacaaccaGAAGAAGCACCACCCCAACCACCTCGTccacagcaacaacaaaatgcTACACCTCAGCAGATGTTCCCACCTACAAATTTCCCCAATGACACCCAATTCTTCCATCAAAATACTAATCCACAAAATGCGCcacaaattgaacaagctCCAACTTTTCCTAATCGtgctcaacaacaacatgaTCAACAGCCGCTACCCGGATTTCGCAACCAACgacagcagcagcagcaacaacaacaagcgCAACGGaccaattatcaaaatcttgaTGATACTGTAGTTATTGGAGATCGAGGGCTTACTGATACCGTAGTTATTGGAACTCCAAATCTTGCTAATATGGTggttattgaaaatggcggcgaagaagaagatgtcGAAATGGTTGATGCAGAAACTGGAACCAGGACAGGAACTGTGACCGAACTTGGCGATGGCAATTTGTTTCCAAGAATGGGGTGA
- a CDS encoding Csn12 protein (S. cerevisiae homolog CSN12 has role in nuclear mRNA splicing, via spliceosome, adaptation of signaling pathway by response to pheromone involved in conjugation with cellular fusion and localizes to signalosome): protein MSTLQKYIEQVEQSIENKNGKKLRRLLAFLNQPKAEIRKNFPEPSEIDLYNLKKFGPVVQYYLRATKSALIDHSSIDCFENVNQECINLVRASEQIEGNWIMPVITGCFDDMILLYKVATEKHPEDLNLILVENEINDGLAPKRISRIEKLINTLKSGFNLSNNDKAFDSKSSKRSDVYFFLGNLIKYYFKMGKVELAKSAINSLKGGNKSLPNMTENVRTCKSAIIYLYHQALVSLDDGKYLESEEALNKAMGLIANHKEKVSKQLERLLLILIPLRLYNKGKIPNQTVWQRFPRLKTMYHDNFLDAICQGNLYKFEQCMEKYQVILLKNQLYILMELLRQFVQLRVINKTYKITSELQTGEKSTPISAFKLALELSMYYNEEGGDEAVYVSSHQVSDLEVETIIANLITQGYIRGYVSNTNRVVVFSKSLPFPKITDVKVEGKD from the coding sequence ATGAGCACATTACAAAAATACATAGAACAAGTGGAACaaagtattgaaaataaaaatggTAAGAAATTACGCAGACTACTTGCATTTCTCAACCAGCCTAAAGCCGAAATACGTAAGAATTTCCCCGAGCCACTGGAAATTGACTTGTACAATCTTAAGAAATTTGGTCCTGTGGTCCAATACTATTTACGTGCTACCAAGAGTGCCCTAATTGATCATTCAAgtattgattgttttgaaaatgttaaTCAAGAATGTATCAATTTAGTACGAGCTAGTGAACAAATAGAGGGGAACTGGATTATGCCGGTCATTACTGGTTGTTTTGATGACATGATTTTACTTTATAAAGTAGCTACAGAGAAACATCCAGaggatttgaatttgattcttgtggaaaatgaaattaATGATGGATTAGCCCCCAAGAGAATATCTCGAATagagaaattgatcaatacGTTGAAAAGTGGGTTTAATTTAAGTAATAATGACAAAGCATTTGACTCGAAGCTGAGTAAACGAAGTGAtgtttatttctttttgggtAATTTAATCAAGtattatttcaaaatgggTAAGGTAGAACTTGCCAAAAGTGCAATAAATTCACTCAAGGGGGGTAATAAACTGCTACCAAACATGACGGAAAATGTACGCACTTGTAAAAGTGCCATTATTTACTTGTATCATCAAGCATTGGTGTCATTAGACGATGGAAAGTATTTGGAAAGCGAAGAAGCATTAAACAAAGCCATGGGTTTGATTGCAAATCACAAGGAAAAAGTTagtaaacaattggaacGACTTTTGCTTATCTTGATTCCATTGAGGCTTTACAACAAGGGTAAAATACCTAATCAAACAGTTTGGCAAAGATTTCCCCGATTGAAGACCATGTATCATGATAATTTTTTGGATGCTATATGCCAGGGAAACTTGTACAAGTTTGAACAATGTATGGAAAAATATCAGGTtatattattgaaaaatcaattatATATTTTGATGGAGTTACTACgacaatttgttcaattgagaGTAATAAATAAGACATACAAGATTACACTGGAATTACAAACTGGAGAGAAATCTACTCCCATAAGTGCATTTAAATTAGCATTGGAGTTGTCAATGTACTATAATGAAGAAGGAGGAGATGAGGCAGTGTATGTCTCACTGCATCAAGTATCTGACCTCGAAGTTGAAACCATTATTGCTAATTTAATCACCCAAGGGTATATCAGGGGATATGTTAGCAATACTAATAGAGTTGTTGTATTCTCCAAATCACTTCCATTTCCCAAGATAACTGATGTTAAAGTAGAAGGGAAAGATTAG
- a CDS encoding Tif5 translation initiation factor: protein MSFINICRDNTDPFYRYKMPPLQSKTEGRGNGIKTAIVNLGEVSRALNRPPAYLVKFFGYELGAQTQIQTDRYLVNGAHDTSELQDSLDGFINKFVLCGSCKNPETEIVLKGKDTLERDCKACGKVTIIDPKHKLYSYIVKNPPDNKKGKKSATATANVVGGGKSISDIAAGHDSNDVSQNGIGEGEGQDDDEDDDLLAKKINAEAAMLQDLKIKDDEWAVDMSEEAVAARARELEAFDSSNAYEQLGEWLLSESDNNVANLPSDVEIYKKIVELDLVESPATLQVLAQTLFDSQILDQIEPHVGLLTKLINGDEEFEKSLLGGLERLIGLSYPNELVPQTPKILHAFYDRDLISEEVIIRWGSKVSKKYVPKDVSKKVRKAAKPFVQWLQEAEEESDEE, encoded by the coding sequence ATGTCTTTTATAAATATTTGTCGTGATAACACCGATCCCTTCTACAGGTACAAAATGCCTCCTCTTCAATCCAAGACCGAAGGTAGAGGTAATGGTATCAAGACCGCTATTGTCAACTTAGGTGAGGTTTCACGTGCGTTGAACCGTCCCCCAGCTTACTTGGTCAAGTTTTTCGGATATGAATTAGGTGCTCAGACCCAAATTCAAACTGATCGTTATTTAGTCAATGGTGCACATGATACTTCAGAATTACAAGATTCCTTGGATGGATTCATTAATAAGTTTGTCCTTTGTGGATCTTGTAAGAATCCAGAGACGGAAATTGTCCTCAAGGGTAAAGATACTTTGGAAAGAGATTGTAAAGCTTGTGGTAAAGTCACTATTATTGATCCAAAACATAAATTGTATTCATATATTGTCAAGAACCCACCAGACAATAAAAAGGGTAAAAAATCCGCTACTGCAACTGCtaatgttgttggtggaggtaaatcaatttctgaCATTGCAGCTGGTCatgattcaaatgatgtCAGTCAAAATGGCATTGGAGAGGGAGAAGGCcaggatgatgatgaagatgatgatttgttggCTAAAAAAATCAATGCTGAAGCTGCCATGTtgcaagatttgaaaattaagGATGATGAATGGGCAGTTGATATGAGTGAAGAAGCAGTTGCTGCAAGGGCTAGAGAATTGGAAGCATttgattcttcaaatgcGTATGAACAATTGGGTGAATGGTTATTGTCTGAATCCGACAACAATGTCGCTAATTTACCTtctgatgttgaaatttataagaaaattgttgaattagATCTTGTTGAATCTCCAGCAACATTACAAGTTCTCGCACAAACGTTGTTCGATTCCCAAATTCtagatcaaattgaacccCACGTTGGTCTCTTGACGAAGTTAatcaatggtgatgaagaatttgaaaaatcgTTACTTGGTGGATTAGAAAGATTAATTGGATTACTGTACCCTAATGAATTAGTCCCTCAAACTCCCAAGATCTTGCATGCATTTTATGATCGTGATTTGATTAGTGAAGAAGTTATTATTCGTTGGGGTTCAAAAGTATCCAAGAAGTATGTGCCTAAGGATGTTTCTAAAAAAGTTAGAAAAGCTGCCAAGCCTTTTGTTCAATGGTTACAAGAAGCTGAGGAAgaaagtgatgaagaatag
- a CDS encoding pre-mRNA polyadenylation factor produces the protein MANSDDDDAYLYGSDDEDQPVTKKQKTQASESTRLLSKDDDATGDNNEAKSNTNQGDNKTTNDQKEEEEDDDDDDDDDDDIDIIIGDTAPKPSVAGNDIISEVAAPSSSVGTPQPTTSTTTQITTKSNTGATPTTSKLDINANPEYEGKPLTQLDLEIFKIKPWRAPGADISDYFNFGFDEFTWNAYCHKQDNLRGEFNPQKIMAQIMKGPGGPLPGTEVGKNNNNSPIPGKNGIPQPSMGMFPPGMPPMMMPPGMQMPPGMKMPNMANMANMANMPNMPNMPNMPNMPNMPNMPNMPNFNFNMSPPPPPPPK, from the coding sequence ATGGCCAATtctgatgacgatgatgcTTACCTATACGGATCCGACGATGAAGACCAACCAGTGActaaaaaacaaaagacaCAAGCATCGGAACTGACAAGACTTCTACtgaaagatgatgatgccaCTGGTGACAATAATGAAGCCAAGAGTAATACGAACCAGGGCGATAACAAAACAACCAATGACCAAaaggaggaagaagaagatgacgacgacgacgatgatgatgacgatgatattgatattATAATAGGAGACACAGCTCCCAAACCTTCAGTCGCCGGCAACGACATCATATCAGAAGTAGCAgcaccatcatcatctgtAGGCACCCCACAACCGACAACATCTACAACTACCCAAATaacaaccaaatcaaacacCGGCGCAACACCTACCACATCAAAACTTGATATCAATGCAAACCCAGAATACGAAGGTAAACCATTAACACAATTAGATTTagaaatttttaaaatcaaaCCTTGGCGAGCTCCAGGTGCTGATATTTCCGACTACTTCAATTTCggatttgatgaatttacATGGAATGCATATTGTCATAAACAAGATAATTTACGCGGTGAATTTAACCCACAAAAGATTATGGCTCAAATAATGAAGGGGCCAGGTGGTCCTTTGCCAGGAACTGAAGTGGGCAagaataataataatagtCCGATACCTGGTAAGAATGGGATTCCACAGCCGTCTATGGGTATGTTCCCTCCTGGTATGCCTCCTATGATGATGCCTCCTGGAATGCAGATGCCTCCCGGTATGAAGATGCCTAACATGGCTAACATGGCTAACATGGCTAATATGCCTAACATGCCAAACATGCCTAATATGCCTAATATGCCAAACATGCCAAACATGCCTAATATGccaaatttcaacttcaacatgTCTCCACCACcgccaccaccaccaaagtAG